One genomic window of Arvicola amphibius chromosome 4, mArvAmp1.2, whole genome shotgun sequence includes the following:
- the Nme4 gene encoding nucleoside diphosphate kinase, mitochondrial — translation MGCLFGRAVLRALLCGPRIPGLLVRPSSGGPSWPQERTLVAVKPDGVQRRLVGTVIHRFERRGFKLVGMKMLQAPESILAEHYRDLQRKPFYPALISYMSSGPVVAMVWEGHNVVHISRTMIGHTDSTEAAPGTIRGDFSVHISRNVIHASDSVEGAQREIQLWFQSSELLNWADGGHHSSCSPA, via the exons ATGGGCTGCCTCTTTGGGCGCGCCGTGCTGCGGGCGTTGTTGTGCGGGCCACGCATTCCAGGCCTGCTGGTGCGCCCCAGTTCCG gaGGGCCTTCCTGGCCCCAGGAGCGTACCCTGGTTGCAGTGAAGCCAGATGGGGTGCAGCGGAGGCTAGTGGGGACTGTGATACACCGCTTTGAGAGGCGGGGCTTCAAGCTGGTGGGGATGAAGATGTTGCAG GCACCAGAAAGCATCCTTGCTGAGCACTACCGGGACCTGCAGAGGAAGCCATTCTACCCAGCCCTTATCAGCTACATGAGCTCCGGGCCTGTGGTGGCCATG GTCTGGGAAGGGCACAATGTGGTTCACATCTCAAGGACCATGATAGGACATACTGACTCAACCGAGGCAGCCCCAGGGACAATCAGGGGAGACTTCAGTGTTCACATCAGCAG GAATGTCATCCATGCCAGCGATTCTGTGGAGGGTGCCCAGAGGGAGATCCAGCTATGGTTTCAGAGCAGTGAACTGTTGAACTGGGCAGACGGCGGTCACCACAGCAGCTGCAGCCCAGCCTGA